From Thermoleophilum album:
ACCGGCACCTCCACGAGAAGCGGCCCATCGCTGCGCGCAAGGGCGCCGGCGACGACCGCGTGCAGCTGCTCGGCATCCTCTACCGCCTCTGCCGCGAGCCCGTAGCCGCGGGCGAGCGCCAGGCAGTCGATTCCAGGCAGGTCAAGCCCGGGCGCTTCGGATTCGCCCTCGAGCTGACCGAACCATTTGAGGATCGAGTACTCGTCGTTGCGCAAAACCACGATCACCACCGCCAGGCCTTCGCGCACCGCGGTCCACAGCGCCTGGATCGTGTATTGCAGCGAGCCTTCCCCCACCACTGCCACCACCGGCCGGTCGGGCTGCGCCAGCTTGACGCCAACAGCCGCCGGGACACCGAACCCGAGCCCGCCGCCAGCGGTGAAAAACCAGCTGCGTGGGCGATCGATGCGCAGGTGGTTGCGCAACGCCAGCGTGGCGCTGGGAGCTTCGACAACGAAGGCGGTGTCGGGAGGCGCTGCCGCGCGCAGAGCACGGGACGCAGCGCCGACCGCGACCACACCGCGCTCTGCGCCCGCCGACATCTCGCCAACGGTTGCGGTCGTGGCGGGATTGAACGCGTGAGCGCTGGATCGGGACTTGCCGGTACAGCTGGGCAGGTCGAGCCTGCCCTCGTCTTTCAAAGACTGGAGTTCGCGCACCACCGCGGCGAGGGTCTCGGCCGCGTCGGCTACGAACGCCTTGCCGGCGATCGCCCGCGCCGCTGCGTCGGGATCACATGTCACCTGCAACAGGCGGCAGCCCTCGGGCAGGGGTCGACCGGGAAGGTAGGGGTAGTAGGGAAAGACCGCGGAACCTGCGACCAGAACTAAGTCGTGGCCGCGCAGCGCGTCGGCGAGCGGCCCGATCGCGGGCGGCAAAACGCCGCGAAAAAGTTGGTGCGACTCCGGGAAGCCGATTCCAGTACCGCCAGTAGCCGGTGGTGCGTAAACCGCCATCGCGAGTAGCTCGGCGAGGGCGACCGCAGCGGTGTGACCGGCCTCGGAGTCGAGTTCCGGTCCGGCAACCAAGGCCGGGTTCTGCGCGCTCGCGAGGCTTTCGGCGATTTCTCGCACGAGACCGCGGGCCGGCACACTCGCTGCCTCAAGCCGGCGCTCTCGCGCCGCCTGCGCGAGGTCTGTATCGGCGGCCTGGCTCCAGTCGTCCATCGGTACCGACAGCAGCACCGGTCCCGGCGGAGCCGCGCACGCGGTGGCGATCGCGCGCGCCAGCGCATGGGGAACGTCGGCAGCGCGCGGCGGCTCGAACGCCCACTTGAGGTGCGGCTCGGCGAGGCGCACCACGTCGCGGTTGGTGAGCGTCGCCTCGACGGTGATTTGTGCGCGCGCCTGCTGGCCGGCCACGACGACGAGCGGATCGTGGTCTTGGCGCGCATTGAAGAGCGCACCGAGCGCGTGGCCAACGCCGGGTGCGGTGTGCAAGTTGACGAGCGCCGGCCCGCCCCGGGCGCGCGCGAACCCGGCAGCCATCGCTACAACCGCGGCTTCCTGCAAACCGAGGACGTAACGGAAGTCGTCAGGTAGCGCGGCGAGAAACGGCAGCTCGGTCGAGCCCGGGTTGCCGAACACGGTCACGAGCCCGTGGGCGCGCAAAAGCTCATAGGCCTCCTCCCTCACGCTCGCCACGGCCCGCGAGGTTACCGGCCGCGCTAGCGCCGGCGCGTGCGCGCAGAAAGCGCGGCGGCCGGCCCGACCGGGCCGGCCGCCGCTCCGTCCGCTTCCTTGCGGAAGACCGTTAGGCGTTCTTCACGAGACGCTCGGCGATCTGCCGCAGCTCCTCGGGGTGCAGACCCGGCGAGAAGACCGCCGGCTCTTCCGGCGGATCGGCAGGACCGCCGCCCTGCGGAGGCCCGTCCTGAACCTCGAGCTTGGCACCGTCGTGCGGGTGCTCGCCCTTCCAGATCGACGCGATGTCACGGAAGTCGTCGGGGCTGAAGCGGTAGAGCTTCGTGTGGATCCCCTGGTCGATGAACTTCCGCGCCTCCTTGAAGTCGGCGTCGGGGATCTTCGGGATCGGCAGCATCTTCTTGACGTCGACCCCGGTGAGCTCCTCGAGCGCCTTGGCGTAGGCGAGGGCGTGCACGCCGCCGCGCACGAACAGGTAGCCGAGCATCTGCCGTGCGATCGGGTGATCGGTCATCTCGTAGACGCGGATCTTCGCCATCCGCGCGCCGCACTCGAGGAAGAAGTTGTGCAGCAGGTCGAGGACGAGATCGCCCGAGTTGAACACGTACTCGCCGTTCCAGCCCTGGCCGAGCGAGTTTGTGACAAGCGCACCGGCACCGGTGTTGATGAAGTGGTGCTTGATGCCGGCGTTGTGCAGAGCCGAGCGCAGCGGCGTCTCGCGCGGGTCGTCACCGTCGGTCGCGCCGGTCAAAAGACCGTTGATCGTCGCCGCCACCAGCTCGATGTGTCCGAGCTCCTCGGTGGCGATGTTGGCGATCA
This genomic window contains:
- a CDS encoding manganese catalase family protein; amino-acid sequence: MYLRIDKLQVELPMPSDPDPQAAAAVQELLGGRFGEMSTLMNYTYQSFNLRGRSKVKPFYDLIANIATEELGHIELVAATINGLLTGATDGDDPRETPLRSALHNAGIKHHFINTGAGALVTNSLGQGWNGEYVFNSGDLVLDLLHNFFLECGARMAKIRVYEMTDHPIARQMLGYLFVRGGVHALAYAKALEELTGVDVKKMLPIPKIPDADFKEARKFIDQGIHTKLYRFSPDDFRDIASIWKGEHPHDGAKLEVQDGPPQGGGPADPPEEPAVFSPGLHPEELRQIAERLVKNA
- the mdlC gene encoding benzoylformate decarboxylase, yielding MASVREEAYELLRAHGLVTVFGNPGSTELPFLAALPDDFRYVLGLQEAAVVAMAAGFARARGGPALVNLHTAPGVGHALGALFNARQDHDPLVVVAGQQARAQITVEATLTNRDVVRLAEPHLKWAFEPPRAADVPHALARAIATACAAPPGPVLLSVPMDDWSQAADTDLAQAARERRLEAASVPARGLVREIAESLASAQNPALVAGPELDSEAGHTAAVALAELLAMAVYAPPATGGTGIGFPESHQLFRGVLPPAIGPLADALRGHDLVLVAGSAVFPYYPYLPGRPLPEGCRLLQVTCDPDAAARAIAGKAFVADAAETLAAVVRELQSLKDEGRLDLPSCTGKSRSSAHAFNPATTATVGEMSAGAERGVVAVGAASRALRAAAPPDTAFVVEAPSATLALRNHLRIDRPRSWFFTAGGGLGFGVPAAVGVKLAQPDRPVVAVVGEGSLQYTIQALWTAVREGLAVVIVVLRNDEYSILKWFGQLEGESEAPGLDLPGIDCLALARGYGLAAEAVEDAEQLHAVVAGALARSDGPLLVEVPVERGMAIA